The DNA sequence AAGCTTAGTTGGAAAGCAAACAGACAAACTGCATATGCTACCCTCTTCTGCGCCTACTCGTAAGAGTAAGAGGGTCCCAAAGAGGCGTAtgtttgatgatgatgaggaggatgAAGAGATTCGTTACCTTGAGAAACTTAAATCTTCTAAGGTTTCTGCAGATGATTCAGCAGGAAATGATGGTAGCAGCGAGAATATCATTCAGAAAAAGAAATTACTCAAGATTCCTAGAAATAGAAATACTGCTTTTGAGGTGGATGAGGACTATACATCTTCTCGATCAAGTAAAGATAATAGAAGGAAGTTGAGGCCAGGAAGGGAATCTGATGATACAGACTATGTCGAAGAGGAAGAACCTGGTTCCGATGGTGAGACAGAGATCAAGAGAAGGAAACAGAAGGAAACTAGTGGGTCACCAGCTGACGTTAGAACCGAACCTCTTACTACACGACAGCGGGCACTTCAATCAGGAAAAGCTGGCAATGGTGAAAGTTTTGTCGAGTTCCCAAATGGGTTGCCACCTGCACCTTCTAGAAGTAAAGCCTGATATCATTGTCAATATTGTGACAGAACATCCTGcaagaggatttttttttttcaagttctTTCTTTTGACGTTGCATTATGACTGCAGAACAAAAGGAGAAGCTATCTGAAGTGGAGATACAAGCAAAAAAAGCAGAAGCTGCTCAAAGACGGAAAATGCAAGTAGAGAAGCAAGCCAGAGAATCTGAGGTGTGTCTTTATTTCTTTCTGGATCTAAGTTGGCATTACTCCTGTCAATGAATTGCCTGATTAAATTTGAACTTCACAGGCTGAGGCTATAAGGAAAATATTAGGCCAAGATTCtgacaagaaaaaggaagaaaagaagcagAAAGAACTTGAAGAAAAGGTCTATATCCCAAACCTCAGTTATGCTCTGAATttattctagttgacttatttttattttcaatctCTGGATTATATTGGTTTACACAGGCAAGGTTTGCTAAGTCACAAGCATTAGGTCCAAGCACCATTAGATGTGTCATTGGACCTGGTGGCACAGTCGTAACATTTGCTGATGATGTAGGCCTTCCAAGTATATTCAACTCCAGGCCTTGCAGGTAAGATGGATATTTCTAACTTAAACTAGGAGGAAATGAATTTACAGCATGAGCCATCTGAATTGGTAATATTTTTACTGTATCATATACTCGgggatattctttttttttttttttcactctgtTGCTTTTATTATGTGGACTCTTGCATTCTGTTGATGCAACAACCTTTTGCCTGTCTGTTTCTTACTGATGATTGCTCTGGATCCAGTTACCCTCCTCCACGAGAGAAATGTGCTGCCCCGTCATGTTCAAATGCATACAAGTATCGGGATTCCAAGACTAAGCTTCCCTTGTGTAGTCTACAGTGCTATAGAGAAGTCAAAGGAAGTGCTGAGTCAACGATAACTTGTTAATATTTCTATACTTGAATATATGTGATTCTACAGGAGCAAGGTTATTCTCAAGATGTATCTACCTGATATGGTGAAGAGGACAGTTTTGGCCAGCAAATCAATTTGTTATGCTAAATAGTCTTGTTTCTGCACTGGCGAGCGGATAAGTTGAAAATACACACAAATCCAATTTTTTTTGCCCGTGCAAGTTATTAAGAtcattcttttcagtaatctacgtGGTAATTCTTAGAGTGTGGCTATTCCTGTTTGCTTATATCTTTTGGTTCGCAATTTTGCTGCGTTGTCGGTGATTTTCATTTGGCTTATTAAGATATCGAGTAGACTGCCGTGTTGAAGTCTTGGTAGTTTTCTCTGCTCAAATTTGGTGCTTCAAGAGTATATTTTATATATTGCTGCTGTTGGAGTCTTTAAGTACAAGTGGTATGACAGCTTCCATTTGATACTAATTAACTAGTTAGATTTTCCGGTAAGTAATTTCCAACAGAAAGTAACCTCAGATCGAATGGTGAAGGATTTATATATCTGTTTGATAATTGCAGCATTAGGTATGTTATAGTCTAGATTGGCTAAATTGGAGCATAGATGCTGTTCGTTTTGTGTATTACACTTGGATCAATCTAGATTGGAATAACTACACAATTACATTTATGCAATCGATGTTGTATACTTTCTGCAAATTAATGCAGAATACGGTAAAGGCATTACATTTAGGACATGCAAATTAATACTAAATGTTGTATTACATTTAGGACATGCATTACTGCAGCCGTTTACTGGCACACTGCTGCCGATGAAACTGAAGGCTCTACAGTAAAAGAccaaattttgttttcttttatagtttcggATACAAAATACGTGTATAAATGAAAGAAACACAAAATTGAAGTGTCCTGTTGCTTCCGCGCGCGGTACTCTCCGCGATGGTCCGCAATCGCGACTCGCCTCTGAATCAACGGAAACCAACCCTGCGATGGTCCGGTCTCCGCTCCACTTCGAATCCCCCGCCCTCACCCGTCGGATTTCTCCGGGCCCTCTTTCCTCTCCACATATAACTGTAGATCTCCCGGCCatgtctctctcctcctcctcctccgccggctCCAGTTTCTAAGCATCCTTTTGCTCCAGCGATGCCGGCTTCTCTCTCGCTCTCCCTTCCCTTCCCAACTGCCGCCCCTCCGGCATCCGATCCGTCGGCCGCCGCTGCCCCCTTCGGTGCATTCTGCAGTTACGGCCTACGGTTCTGCGGCCTCCGCAGGGAGGACTTGTCACTCCGCTCGCTGAATTGGGCGGCCTCGGGGCGGATCACCCCGGATTCCTCCCGGAGGTTCTCGAGGAAGATCTTGGCCGTGGTGAAGGATAACGGGAGCCCCGCCAAAGTCTTTGATTATGATCTCGTCATCATCGGAGCTGGCGTCGGAAGCCATGGCGCTGCGCTCCATGCAGTCCAGAAGGTAATGTTGTATGTTTCTTGATGGGTTTTACCTGCTTGTTTTGTTGTATCTGAGGTACTCGAACTCGTGCGCTTGGTTGCTGGACAACCAATATTTCTTGGCGTTGGATTTCTTATATAGCCGTTCGAATTCACACGTGACAGCTTTTCTTTTAATCCTTTTATTTATACGCTGATTCTATATTATGTTGCCAATAATAGTTTATACGATGCTTTTCACACTTCATTGTTGGTGTCTTCACGCCGTTTCCTTTGGTCCAATCCCGATCGTACGGGGGCGTCCTCGTGGGTGTCCGAGACGGGGATGGAAGGGCGAGGTCGGGTCGGAGCTGGTGTTTCTGGGACTGACCCGAGGTAGGACTTGGATTCCTGCTTCAGCATCGCCTTCCTAGACAGGAGGTCAATGTCGGGAGGCGGATTCCCGACTCGACCCTTTCGAAGCTTAAGTTAGTTTGAGGTGGATCTGAGGGTATTTTTTCATGTTCGAGGTCCTATCTCCCGGCACATACCAGGGGATCGATAGTTATGCATGTTGTAGGGAGTCGGTTGTACTCGGGTCGTTAATGACCGTTGATGCTTTGGGCGGCCAGTATGTATTCTCCGGGCGGCACGGATTGACCTGTACTGTTCTACGTCGTGCGGTGCCGTCTTGTACGACCTCAGGCGACGTGGGAACCGTTGAACGTCTTCGCGGGGATGCTGCATCCCTTCAAGTCTGTATCCGCGCCCGCGCCTCCTCGGCACCGAGGTGCGACTGTCGACTCCGAGGCACCACGTCGGCTTTGAGATGCCACATCGACTCTGAGATGGTTGTTGATCGTTGCCAGAATATTCCCTATCATTCATTCTTATTTTGAGTATCCATGCTTCTATTATCCAAGCGATAGCAGTCTTTTGGTCTAAAAttagttgttttttctttttgtgtgacTCGGGTTCACTTTTTACCTACCGGTGCTGTTCCATGATGGAACCACTATTTTGTTGCTTTTCATGTTACTTGAAATACACATGATCTGCGATAGTCGTGAGACACCAACATATTTGAATACTGGAGTTTCAATTGTTTTTGCATCCCGAGCCACTTAAACACAAATGCAAAGGTTGTATGATCACCATGCACTACCAATCTCAATATACATCTATCAGTTACCATCATTAGTCTATAATAaggttcatcttcctcttttttttttggttgttgAGTGCTGTTTGTTATTTTCTCGGCCAAATTTGATCtcatctatttacaagaaaagatgaATGACTAATTTGAGAGAAAGCAGTCCTTGAAATCGGTTGACTGAGCTGTTGAGCTACTTTCTTGTATTATAAAGGAAACGATTGTGCAACTTTTGGCATTCGCACTGCTCTGCTTGGACACCAAAAGTTGAAAATATTAGACAATTAAACTTGAGAGAAAATTTAATGTTTCTAGACTTACAAGTGTTAGGAAAAGGTAATATGTCATTCAGTAACATCCAGTCTGGGTTCAAGCATTTGATCTTTTTCTGTTTTTAGTTTACAGAAATTTTCTATATTAATTTATGTGTTACTTATTCTTATTATCCTGAGCTTAAGGTATATTCATTATCCTGGTCCTTATGGTATATTGTAAGCACTGGATTCAGACAGACACCCAGGCTATTTGAAGCTTGGAGCGGGTGACAACTGAAGCAGACACAATGATGGGTCAATATTATACTTATATCTGCATATATGTGTTTTCCAatcctaaaataaaatttataatgtaGAACTCCAGACGAGCATGtactgtttgaaaaaaaaattgtgtTAAATTCACATATAATGATTTATGTGTCAGAGTGATCTCAGATCCTCAGGTGGAAGCATGAAAAATCATACATGCGAACACTACATGACATCACATAAATTTGTTTGCATACCAGATATTAAGGAAACATTGTTTATTGTGGTGAAAAATCCCAGCAGATAGCAAAGGGATTGTGGAGAAACTTATGAGCAGCCATATTTTGGACAACTCTCTTACACTACCTGATGTATGTTATTATGCTGCAAACATGAGAAGATTTTGGTATCTGTCTGTGACTGAATATCATTTCTCTTGGTTAGTAATTTGATGTGCTCTGTTAGCGTTTagattttctttttgctctttaaGTGCTCTCCATATGCTTTGGCTTGTTATTcatcagaatgagtcctaaactaTGGTACCTGATTTGCAGGGTTTAAAAACTACCATTATTGAAGGGGACATTGTTGGTGGTACTTGTGTAAATAGAGGATGTGTTCCATCTAAAGCTCTTCTTGCTGTTAGTGGTTGCATGCGTGAACTTCATGATGAGCATCACCTGAAGGCTCTGGGTCTACAGGTTTGAAgcttcatttcttctttttcttaccaTATGTCTAGAATCCAAAGACAATTTGTATACTGTTTTATTAGTGTCTAACCTGGCATTGAATAACTATGTGAATAGCTGGGAACATCAAAGAGAGACACTATTTACCATCTTACTTTACATTTGCTGTTTGTTTTTGACAAAATACTTAATTTGATCAGATGACATCTCATTCATGATCACTGTGTTGGCTGAAGAATCTTCTTAGTTAGTAAGAAACAGGTGGTATGTACTGGTTTGCTAGTTGATCGGTATGCATACCAGCTCGTTTCGATGCGTACTCTGAAATATGGCCATGTATTGGTCAATACGGGGTATGTATTGGCCGATATGGTCAAAACTTGTCTTGTATCGATCGATATGGGTCGGTACCAATCTTAATTTCATCGATACCAACCCGAATCCAGTCTAGTTTGACCAAATTGACCATTGGGGCCTCTTTTGGGGCTTTAAATTGGCTCCCTCCCCCCTCTTTCAGTCATTCTCTCATTCTCACTCTTTCTCACACTTTTGTGATTAAAGTTCCTTATCGGGCGATTCAAGATCAACGAGAAGCAACTTCCTCCTGTGTGACAGTTTTTCCTTGATGGATTCAAAAAGATCATTTCAATATTTCCTCTTATAATCTATTCATTTATGGCTTAGATACACTTTATTCTTGTGTAAATACAACTTATATACCaataaattaggaaaaaaattctaagaaaatgaaattttctttgttttggtCATTTTTCGGCCTTTTTTCGAAAAACCAATACATACTGGCATACCAACTCGTGGTGTGCCGATGCCAACTGGTACACCAGCCCTCCTATGGATGGTATCACATGGGACAACGGTCCTTATTCTTGGTAATTAAGTGTACACAGGCTTTCCTGCATGTAAAGTGTAAACTGATATATTCAACATAATGGTTTTGCAGTTTCCCATGATGAAGATCTGAAGTCAAATAAGCATTTATCATACATTTAAACATAGCTTTTGTTTGTCTCACTGGAGAATATTAAAGCCAcagattattatttgattttttttgttacatCAAGGTCATTTATTTCATGAGCATTTAAATATttatcttaattatatttttctgaCCATGCCACCTTTAGTATATTTCTGTGAAAATCTACTGCACTGAGACTTTCTGTAATCTGTTTATCAAATTATCCTAATTTATGTCATGTTTTAATGCTTCATTGCACTGAAATGATAGGTCACATCTCCTGGTTATAATAGACAAAGCGTTGCTGATCATGCAAATAATCTTGCTTCCAAAATTCAGATTAATTTGACTAATTCATTGAAAGCTCTAGGTGTTGATATACTCACAGGTGTAGGCACTATTGTGGTAAGTTGCATGTGCTTGATATTAATTTTTCTGTAGTACATAATTATTATTATGCAACATCATTTAATAGCTGAGTTACCTGAGTTTCTAGTTTGTAGTAGATTATATTATGGTCATtatatcaagatacatattagttTTGCATGATTTTTCTTTATCGATTATAAGTTATTCTGTGACAATCTATCTGGGAATTATTTTAACAGgccaaaaatatttaataatttttttatactgATTCCTCTAACTGTATAACGTGTGATCTTGTTGAAATATAGCTTAAAATCTATATCATGGAAGGTTGCGTTGAAAACCCACCATTCTAATGTGAAAAGATAGAAGAACTATGCTTATTAAATATGTTGTGTTAATGCTTTCTGTACCAGTCTTACAACTCCATGCTTCTTTGGGTTAATTAAATTTGAAATTGATTCACAATTGACTTGTTATTTTCCTAACCCTTTGTAGATCAAACAGCCGTAGCATCACAATGATAAGAATTATCTGAGAAGTTCAAAGAGAAGAATGTTATTAGATTTTATTGAAAATAGCACATGTATATTAAATGAAACATAGGAGTGCAGTGTCTTTGAAAGTAGAAGTACCAACTTATTTTACTAATTAGGATTTTACGCTCTCGAACCCTGGTTATaatactatatatttttttgtgcTTAATTGAATGCATCAAGTATACTTTATGAAGCATGAATTCTTCAAAATGCTTGTCATGTCTATTGTGCTCATATCAGACTCTTAACAGTAGCCTCTTATTTCTTGACACACATCAGGtacttgaaaaaaatattaggatcTGTATGACTGACATAAATATTAACTTACGATGCATGTATATATGTTATAAACACACATAtacatttgatttttattttctgtatacatttatgatacatgtatgttttttttctatctttgaaTTGCTGTATTGATGTGTATGTATTGTGTTGTGTGCATGTCCATGCTTTATAAACTATACTACAAACTAGTATTATATGATCACTGCAATCAAATTACCTATTTATTGTTCTCAGATATCAGATCATTGATCTGGG is a window from the Musa acuminata AAA Group cultivar baxijiao chromosome BXJ2-1, Cavendish_Baxijiao_AAA, whole genome shotgun sequence genome containing:
- the LOC103994405 gene encoding uncharacterized protein LOC103994405 isoform X1, whose protein sequence is MEGLGGLGFSGTNAVMKKPRSATLRRPRPEAQLVSESCDISPLSSTPSLNNSRKFSPDDDGGSESSVRRKEFYLNNPPPKSSSINIASSKKTKKVDKVFGEVDAGYHGVSSSRGGHRSDMKRCSEGVLAPAKWKNTDRVKEDNEKHSISPDASVRKSDGSYNVDQSEGISNVIAENKPRKVKLKVGGVTRTILETGDDGSSAKPPRSLDSSRHRLKLIARLQDYSDGHSLPERGNGSQGDQGKQLSGSSFIHGMEEASTATVAEASLVGKQTDKLHMLPSSAPTRKSKRVPKRRMFDDDEEDEEIRYLEKLKSSKVSADDSAGNDGSSENIIQKKKLLKIPRNRNTAFEVDEDYTSSRSSKDNRRKLRPGRESDDTDYVEEEEPGSDGETEIKRRKQKETSGSPADVRTEPLTTRQRALQSGKAGNGESFVEFPNGLPPAPSRKQKEKLSEVEIQAKKAEAAQRRKMQVEKQARESEAEAIRKILGQDSDKKKEEKKQKELEEKARFAKSQALGPSTIRCVIGPGGTVVTFADDVGLPSIFNSRPCSYPPPREKCAAPSCSNAYKYRDSKTKLPLCSLQCYREVKGSAESTITC
- the LOC103994405 gene encoding uncharacterized protein LOC103994405 isoform X2, which translates into the protein MEGLGGLGFSGTNAVMKKPRSATLRRPRPEAQLVSESCDISPLSSTPSLNNSRKFSPDDDGGSESSVRRKEFYLNNPPPKSSSINIASSKKTKKVDKVFGEVDAGYHGVSSSRGGHRSDMKRCSEGVLAPAKWKNTDRVKEDNEKHSISPDASVRKSDGSYNVDQSEGISNVIAENKPRKVKLKVGGVTRTILETGDDGSSAKPPRSLDSSRHRLKLIARDYSDGHSLPERGNGSQGDQGKQLSGSSFIHGMEEASTATVAEASLVGKQTDKLHMLPSSAPTRKSKRVPKRRMFDDDEEDEEIRYLEKLKSSKVSADDSAGNDGSSENIIQKKKLLKIPRNRNTAFEVDEDYTSSRSSKDNRRKLRPGRESDDTDYVEEEEPGSDGETEIKRRKQKETSGSPADVRTEPLTTRQRALQSGKAGNGESFVEFPNGLPPAPSRKQKEKLSEVEIQAKKAEAAQRRKMQVEKQARESEAEAIRKILGQDSDKKKEEKKQKELEEKARFAKSQALGPSTIRCVIGPGGTVVTFADDVGLPSIFNSRPCSYPPPREKCAAPSCSNAYKYRDSKTKLPLCSLQCYREVKGSAESTITC
- the LOC135598635 gene encoding dihydrolipoyl dehydrogenase 1, chloroplastic-like — its product is MPASLSLSLPFPTAAPPASDPSAAAAPFGAFCSYGLRFCGLRREDLSLRSLNWAASGRITPDSSRRFSRKILAVVKDNGSPAKVFDYDLVIIGAGVGSHGAALHAVQKGLKTTIIEGDIVGGTCVNRGCVPSKALLAVSGCMRELHDEHHLKALGLQVTSPGYNRQSVADHANNLASKIQINLTNSLKALGVDILTGVGTIVGTQKVKYGKVGFPGTEITARNTIIASGSVPFVPNGIEVDGKTVFTSDHALKLERVPDWIAIVGSGYIGLEFSDVYTALGSEPQAREKGEKDMFEVRVAKTSFKANTKALAENEGEGLAKLIYRPDKGEIRGVHILGLHATDLIHEASNAIALGTRLQDIKFAVHAHPTLSEVLHELFKSAKVNVGLPSSVSQPVAAKPVFR